The genome window ACGTATGTGGCGCATATGCGCACGACTCACCCGGAACAAGAAGCGATGACTTACGAAGAATTTTTCCGTGAACGGCAAAACGCACGCTATCGCTCAGGGGCGGGAAAGTGTTGCTGAGCTGGGGGCCCGGCGCGGTT of Paraburkholderia bonniea contains these proteins:
- a CDS encoding YbdD/YjiX family protein, with product MFSDLRDEVRTAGRYLGQAMRLMVGIPDYDTYVAHMRTTHPEQEAMTYEEFFRERQNARYRSGAGKCC